In Arvicanthis niloticus isolate mArvNil1 chromosome 10, mArvNil1.pat.X, whole genome shotgun sequence, a single genomic region encodes these proteins:
- the Kiss1 gene encoding metastasis-suppressor KiSS-1 encodes MISLASWQLLLLLCVATFGERLAKVAPVVNPGHTGQWSGSQELVNAWEKSPRYAESKPEAAGLRARRTSPCLPVESSAGHQRPLCAARSRLIPAPRGSVLVQREKDLSAYNWNSFGLRYGRRQAARAAQG; translated from the exons ATGATCTCATTGGCTTCTTggcagctgctgcttctcctctgtGTTGCCACCTTTGGGGAGCGGCTGGCAAAGGTGGCACCTGTGGTGAACCCtggacacacag GTCAGTGGTCCGGATCCCAGGAACTCGTTAATGCCTGGGAAAAGAGCCCCCGATATGCAGAGAGCAAGCCCGAGGCTGCAGGGCTGCGTGCTCGAAGGACCTCGCCATGCCTGCCGGTGGAGAGCTCCGCGGGGCACCAGCGGCCCCTGTGTGCTGCCCGCAGTCGCCTGATCCCTGCGCCCCGCGGATCGGTGCTGGTGCAGCGCGAGAAGGACCTGTCAGCCTATAACTGGAACTCCTTTGGCCTGCGCTATGGCAGGAGGCAGGCTGCGCGGGCAGCTCAGGGCTGA